AAATTGATTATGACATCCATGATGAACTAACCAATCCACAAACATTacattgaaaaatcatataattaatgattCCAGTTACTTTACAAATGGGACCATCAACAATACCTATACTTCtcatatataaaattcatatcaaAGTCATTTAATACCCATCTTAATTCTTTCCGCTTGTCTCCGATCTATATAATCTCATACATCCAATATGGAAAACATTGCCACTTCCAAAATCAAGCACTTGAATCACTACGCTTTCATCTACTTCCTCCCATGCTATCTCCTCTGCGTAATGTGCCATGATTGTTCTCCAAGCCTATCACCATCACCTCCATTAGTACCGGAAGCCTTAACCTTCTTGGACCAAAGGCTTGCGGCCATTTACCCAATAATTCAAACCTTCAAGAACACAATCACATCAGATCCCTTTAACATCACAAGCACATGGATTGGTTCAGATATATGCAAATACAAAGGCTTCTTCTGCGGTCACCCTCCCGACAATCTCACAGCCATCGCCCTCGCCTCAATAGATTTCAACGGATTTGAGCTTGCTGCCCCGACCCTTGACGGCTTCATCGATCAACTCCCTGATCTTTCCCTCTTTCATGCAAACTCCAACAAATTTTCAGGCACCATCTCTCCCAAGCTTGCGCAACTTCCATATCTATACGAGCTAGACATAAGTAACAACAAATTTTCGGGTACTTTCCCCGTGGCGATTCTTGGAAAAAATGACCTATCGTTTCTAGACATccgatttaatttctttacagGATCAGTCCCTCCTCAAGTTTTCATGCAAACCCTAGACGTACTCTTtcttaacaacaacaatttcaTGCAGAAACTCCCTCAAAATCTCGGTTCCACACCAGCGCTATATCTCACTTTCGCCAACAATAAATTCACCGGTTCAATCCCGAGAAGCATTGGCAAACTTTCCTCCACATTAATCGAAGTCTTGTTCTTGAATAATTTGCTCACAGGCTGTCTCCCTTATGAGCTGGGGTTTCTGCGAGAAGCTAGGGTTTTTGATGCAAGTAACAACCGGTTGACAGGCCCACTGCCGTGCTCGTTAGGGTGCTTGGAAAAGATCGAACGGCTGAACCTCTCTGGAAACTTACTGTACGGACAGGTACCGGAAGTGTTATGCGCGTTGGATAATTTGGTGAATTTATCATTGTCGAATAATTATTTCACTGGAGTAGGGCCTTTGTGTAGGAAGCTGATCAAGAATGGGGTTCTTGATGTCAATAGAAATTGCATCCATTATCTTCCTGACCAGAGATCGACGCATGAGTGCGCTCTATTCTTCTTGCAGCCTCGGTTTTGCTTCTATCCTTCATGgtataattttattccttGCAGTAAGGTCTCTCCATGGAGCCATCTTCATGCTCCATCAAGGACAAATTCTTCATCAGTTGCTTACAATGCTCTTGTGAGAAATCGATCGTTGTGAGGAATATTCTTGTTGGATTGTTAGATAAAAGAAACTGAtcgaaaaattatttgtgaatGATATCATTATATTATACGGTTGACTCTTTTCCTCGCCTGAACACTCACGTAACTGTGAGTTAAATTATCAATGATTGATGGAAGGATTTTCTAACGACTGATTCCATTTTTAACATCAtatacttttattcttttaaggtAAAACTGTTAATTTCACCTAAATTGTTTAGATGAATTTATTGACTTAATTTATGCAGGTTATAAGCgacaagtttatatttttccttGGCTTTGAAAGATCACGtgtatattaattgttattctacaaataatcaaatcttttttattatcttttattttattaataaattcctaGGACAAGAGAGAATCTTAGTTCGTAAGAAgcttgataaatttatttcgatatggagcttctttcttctttttatatcGTCAACCTAATAAGTGATAGATTAGTTGATGATCGAGTGGCAAGTGAAGATTGGAAATAATACTCGAAAAATAAGCCATCTTGAATTTGTTTCTCCTTTTGCTTAATGCATGGAACTGGCGGTTGATCATGAACCAGAATCAAGCTTTCTTTGAAGGTTGATTTTGATTGCCTCGCCACTTAAAACGACCTGGTGGAAAACTGGCGAGTAGGAATAGGCGAGCAGGCGGTTGAAATTGGGGACAAACTCGATCATAACAACTTTTCCACCTATCCGAAAATCtagggatttatttttatccacAAAACCTATAACCACATGATCCCAGGGAGTAAGGGAAGTGGAatcctataaaaaaaaaaagccataaTCCTAGAATTTAGTGTTGGAAAATTGATGGGTGAAACAGACGTACAACTaaagtgaaattgagaaataatgagaCAACAGAATCACAGTggaaaactaaatt
This window of the Citrus sinensis cultivar Valencia sweet orange chromosome 8, DVS_A1.0, whole genome shotgun sequence genome carries:
- the LOC102614188 gene encoding uncharacterized protein At4g06744-like isoform X2, giving the protein MENIATSKIKHLNHYAFIYFLPCYLLCVMCHDCSPSLSPSPPLVPEALTFLDQRLAAIYPIIQTFKNTITSDPFNITSTWIGSDICKYKGFFCGHPPDNLTAIALASIDFNGFELAAPTLDGFIDQLPDLSLFHANSNKFSGTISPKLAQLPYLYELDISNNKFSGTFPVAILGKNDLSFLDIRFNFFTGSVPPQVFMQTLDVLFLNNNNFMQKLPQNLGSTPALYLTFANNKFTGSIPRSIGKLSSTLIEVLFLNNLLTGCLPYELGFLREARVFDASNNRLTGPLPCSLGCLEKIERLNLSGNLLYGQEADQEWGS
- the LOC102614188 gene encoding uncharacterized protein At4g06744-like isoform X1, which codes for MENIATSKIKHLNHYAFIYFLPCYLLCVMCHDCSPSLSPSPPLVPEALTFLDQRLAAIYPIIQTFKNTITSDPFNITSTWIGSDICKYKGFFCGHPPDNLTAIALASIDFNGFELAAPTLDGFIDQLPDLSLFHANSNKFSGTISPKLAQLPYLYELDISNNKFSGTFPVAILGKNDLSFLDIRFNFFTGSVPPQVFMQTLDVLFLNNNNFMQKLPQNLGSTPALYLTFANNKFTGSIPRSIGKLSSTLIEVLFLNNLLTGCLPYELGFLREARVFDASNNRLTGPLPCSLGCLEKIERLNLSGNLLYGQVPEVLCALDNLVNLSLSNNYFTGVGPLCRKLIKNGVLDVNRNCIHYLPDQRSTHECALFFLQPRFCFYPSWYNFIPCSKVSPWSHLHAPSRTNSSSVAYNALVRNRSL